From the genome of Acidimicrobiales bacterium, one region includes:
- a CDS encoding ABC transporter ATP-binding protein, with product MSPLLDVEGLSVSFSTPDGVVQAVRGISFSVDPGETLGIVGESGSGKSVATQTMVGLTAGAEISGRAIFQGHDLLRMSQEELRQVRGARIGMIFQDPLSSLHPYYRVGWQIAEMIRAHEKVSKATARERAVELLGRVGIPRPRERVDDYPHQFSGGMRQRAMIAMALALNPALLVADEPTTALDVTVQAQIMELIKQLQREFHIAVILITHDLGVVADMADEVMVMYAGRAMEVAGRRATYYSPHHPYTVGLLGSLPQHGGESDRLRSIRGQPPSLINPPSGCPFNPRCDFVMPRCAAETPPLRDVGDEPGHRSACWLPTHLVGTGAEVDAGRKRAADEERQVESVQP from the coding sequence ATGAGCCCGCTCCTGGACGTCGAGGGCCTCTCGGTCTCGTTCTCCACCCCTGACGGCGTGGTCCAGGCGGTGCGGGGCATCAGCTTCAGCGTCGATCCGGGGGAGACGCTGGGGATCGTCGGGGAGTCGGGGTCGGGCAAGAGCGTCGCCACCCAGACCATGGTCGGCCTGACCGCCGGCGCCGAGATCTCGGGGCGAGCCATCTTCCAGGGCCATGACCTGTTGCGCATGTCCCAGGAGGAGCTGCGTCAGGTGCGCGGCGCCCGGATCGGGATGATCTTCCAGGACCCGCTGTCGAGCCTGCACCCCTACTACCGGGTGGGCTGGCAGATCGCCGAGATGATCCGGGCCCACGAGAAGGTGTCGAAGGCGACGGCCCGGGAGCGCGCCGTCGAGCTCCTGGGCCGGGTCGGCATCCCCCGGCCGCGTGAGCGGGTGGACGACTATCCCCACCAGTTCTCGGGCGGGATGCGGCAGCGGGCCATGATCGCCATGGCCCTGGCCCTGAACCCCGCTCTCCTCGTCGCCGACGAGCCGACCACGGCCCTGGACGTGACCGTGCAGGCCCAGATCATGGAGTTGATCAAGCAGCTGCAGCGCGAGTTCCACATCGCCGTGATCCTCATCACCCACGATCTCGGGGTCGTGGCCGACATGGCCGACGAGGTGATGGTCATGTACGCCGGCCGGGCCATGGAGGTGGCCGGGCGGCGCGCCACCTACTACTCGCCCCACCATCCCTACACCGTCGGCCTCCTGGGATCGCTCCCGCAGCACGGAGGCGAGTCCGACCGGCTGCGGTCGATCCGCGGTCAGCCACCGAGCCTGATCAACCCGCCGTCCGGCTGCCCGTTCAACCCCCGCTGCGATTTCGTGATGCCCCGCTGCGCGGCCGAGACCCCGCCCCTCCGGGACGTCGGTGACGAGCCCGGACACCGTTCCGCCTGCTGGCTGCCGACCCATCTGGTGGGCACGGGCGCCGAGGTCGATGCCGGCCGGAAGCGGGCGGCGGACGAGGAGCGACAGGTGGAGTCGGTCCAGCCGTGA